A genomic region of Glycine max cultivar Williams 82 chromosome 15, Glycine_max_v4.0, whole genome shotgun sequence contains the following coding sequences:
- the LOC102662422 gene encoding heparanase-like protein 2 translates to MLNVIKHLIFLDVKNHKPEDLISQGSILGVEVSISRKSYSTQLVVMEDENGNQNSAPPQNGGFLIPNIFTLTIPKVDGGNELSGKGIGASVGVAQYGKDLIKLKQILSTLYESSKFKPSLVEPGGFYEKYWYERLLQVSGSGIINVLTHHLYNLGQYIIYSFQYLTLSAYLVPRVIYFVHLLEKYYCLSFLISVSKLISLSDSDEHLERKILDPERLSRVESIFSNLSETIKIYGPWSSAWVGEAGGAYNSGGNHVSNRFLNNFWYLDQLGIASCYSTKVYSRQTLIGGNYGLLNTTTFAPNPDYYSAVLWHRLMGKKILAVSSDVHIKDFYIQLENVSKS, encoded by the exons ATGCTGAATGTAATCaagcatttaatttttcttgatgtCAAGAATCACAAACCAGAAG ATTTAATTTCACAGGGTTCAATTCTAGGTGTTGAGGTCAGCATTTCTAGAAAATCATATTCTACTCAACTGGTTGTCATGGAAGATGAGAATGGGAACCAAAATTCCGCGCCACCTCAAAACGGAGGGTTTCTCATCCCGAATATATTTACTTTAACTATACCGAAg GTTGATGGAG GTAATGAGTTGAGTGGTAAGGGCATTGGTGCAAGTGTTGGTGTTGCACAATATGGGAAAGACTTGATAAAGCTTAAACAAATTCTAAGCACGTTATACGAGAGCTCCAAGTTCAAGCCTTCACTTGTCGAACCTGGgggattttatgaaaaatattggtATGAAAGGCTTCTTCAGGTTTCGGGTTCAGGCATAATCAATGTTCTGACtcatcatttatataatttggGCCAG tatataatatattcatttcaaTATTTAACCTTATCAGCTTATCTTGTACCAAGGGTGATATACTTTGTTCACTTGCTTGAAAAATACTATTGTCTGTCATTCCTGATCAGTGTTTCTAAGTTGATTTCTCTTTCAGATAGTGATGAGCATCTTGAAAGGAAGATTCTAGATCCTGAGCGCTTGAGCAGGGTGGAATCAATTTTCAGCAATCTTTCAGAAACCATTAAAATATATGGTCCTTGGTCTTCTGCATGGGTAGGAGAAGCTGGAGGGGCATACAACAGTGGTGGCAATCATGTTTCTAACAGATTTCTAAACAACTTCTG GTACTTAGATCAACTTGGAATAGCATCCTGCTACAGCACTAAAGTCTATAGCAGGCAGACTTTAATTGGAGGGAACTATGGCCTTCTCAATACCACCACCTTTGCTCCCAATCCTGACTACTACAG TGCAGTTTTGTGGCATCGGTTAATGGGAAAGAAGATTCTTGCGGTCTCAAGTGATGTTCATATTAAAGACTTTTACATACAGTTAGAAAATGTAAGTaaaagttaa
- the LOC106796147 gene encoding clathrin heavy chain 2: MAAANAPIAMREALTLPSIDINPQFITFTHVTMESDKYICVRETAPQNSVVIIDMNMPNQPLRRPITADSALMNPNSRILALKGGSFY, encoded by the exons ATGGCGGCTGCCAACGCTCCGATCGCCatgagagaagctctcacc TTGCCAAGCATTGACATAAATCCGCAGTTCATCACTTTCACGCATGTGACGATGGAGTCTGATAAGTATATATGCGTTCGAGAAACGGCTCCGCAGAATAGTGTGGTTATCATTGATATGAACATGCCGAATCAGCCTTTGAGGAGGCCTATTACGGCAGATTCCGCTCTTATGAATCCAAATTCTAGAATCCTTGCTTTGAAAG gtggcAGTTTCTACTAG